From the Halobellus litoreus genome, the window TGTCGAGCGCGTACGTGAGCTCGGCGTCTAACTCGGCAGCGTCGTCGAGGTAGCGGTCGGTGAACGCCCGGAGGGGGTCGACGATGGCGGCGTCGCCGCCGTCGACGAGGAGGTAGCCGAGACAGCCCGAAGAGGGGCGCTGGTACTGATACAGCGTGCCGCTGCCGTCGTAGTTGGTGACTTCGACGCGCTCGTAGATTTCCGCCCAGCCGTTCATGCCGTTTTCGAGGTGGTTGACGTCGTAGCCGCGGGCTTTGAGCGCGCCGGCGACGAACTCGCTGGCGCCGCCCTTCGCACAGAGGACCGTGAGTTCGCGGTCGTCGGGCACTTGTTCGAGGACGTCGTCGTCGATGTCGTCCTCCAGAAAGTGGAAGTACGGGAGGTTGATCGAAGTGACGTTGTCGTCGTCGATGTGCCACTCCTCGTAATCGGACTGCATTCGCGTGTCGAGAAGCGTGACGTCCTCGCCGGCGTCGATGCGGTCCTTCAGCGCGTCGGGGGAGACGGAGTCGACGTCCGCCTCCGGCGTCGGGAAGTCTTCGGGATTCATATCGCGTGTTCTCTCGTACTGGCTGGTCGCACAAAAATATTTGCATAGTAGTTCGGTAACTGTGCAATACAAGTTGGGAGAAATATTATCCAGGATGAGGCAGTGGAAACAGGAACCCCTGATTTAGCGCTACGTGAGCGGTACTGAAGTTGGTTTCCGCACTCGTGCGAGAATCGAGTGGGCGTCCGCTGGCTCCAGTTGTTTGCCGTCTCCACAAGGATCGACATTCTTTTAATCACCGAACCAATATTGTGCGTTAGCTCCAATACGAAGCACGGAGCAGATATCCCATGAGTGAAGAACTCGACATCACAGAGACGCTCGACGTGAAAGGCGCATCGTGCCCGATGCCGGTAGTCAAGACGAAGTCCGCCATCGACGACCTCGCTGAAGGAGCGGTCCTGGAGGTGCTGGCGACCGACCCCGGAAGTATGAGTGACCTCGACGGCTGGGCGGCCGGCACGGACGGGGTCGAGATGCTCGAACAGGTGGAAGGCGACGAGGTGTACAAACACTACGTCCGCAAGACGGAGTGACCACGATGGACAAGATCGGAATCATCGTCGACAGCGACAGTCCGAAGAGCCTCGCGATGGCGATGAACCTCGGACACACCGCCCTCGCCTCCGATACCGAGGTGCTCGTCTACTTCACGTTCGACGGACTGACGCACCTGCTGGAGGGCGAGAAGGACGTCTCCGAGATCCAGGAACTCCTCGACGAGGGGATGCCGAACCCCTACGACCTGCTCGACGCGTTCGTCGCCGACGGCGGCGACCTCGTCACGACGGTCGCCTGCACGACGACGCTCGATATGCTCGCGTGGGACCAGGAGGCCATCGACGACTCGCTCACCACGAAGTTCGCCGGCGCGGCGACCTTCCTCGAGGCCGTCGAGGACGCAGATCAGGTGTTCAGCTTCTGACGATGAGCACGGACACACCCGACTCGACGGCCGGCGACGCGCCCGACGGCGAGGCCGAGGAGGCACCGTCGCGCGCGGAACTCGCCGCGCGCGTCGAGGAACTCGAAACGCAGCTCTCGGAGGTCGCCGCCGACGAGGGAAGCAAGAAGATGTCCATCGTCGCGACGAAGGGGACCCTCGATATGGCGTATCCGCCGCTCATCCTCGCCAGCACGGCCGCCGCGTTCGGCTACGAGGTGACGGTGTTCCACACGTTCTGGGGACTGGACATCCTCCACGAGGAGCGCTCGAAGAACCTCAAGCTCAGTTCGGTCGGCAACCCCAATATGCCCGTCCCGAACGTCGTCGGCGCGCTCCCCGGGATGGACCGCGTGACGACTTCGATGATGGAAAAGCGGATCGACGACAACGACACCGCGACCATCGAGGAACTCATCGAAACCTCCCTCGATATGGGCGTCGAGTTCCAAGCCTGCCAGATGACGATCGAGCTGATGGACTACGACGAGGACAACTTCTACGACGGCGTCACCACCGGCGTCGGCGCCGCGACGGCCATCCAGGATATGGCCGACGCCGACATCCAGCTCCTCGTTTGAGTCGGATTCGATAGCGCGGAGGCACTTTTCGCTTCGACAGGCGCAGCGGACGACTACGTCGTCGCTGCCGAACCACCAGACTTCTTGCGCGTGGTGACGCACACTGCGGTATGCAGACGTGGAGGGCGCTCTTCGAGCGGGCGAGCGAGTACGACGTCGACGAGGACGCGATCCGAGAGACCCTCGACGCAGTCAGGACGGCCGTCGAGAGCGACGGCGACGAAGCGGGTTCGGCGGGTCGTTCGGAGGACGAGGCGGGTTGTTCGGAAGGAGAGGCGGGAGACACCGATGACGCCACGTCACCGCCGGCGGAGTCCAGCCCCGCGCGGGTCGTCGCCGACGCCGACGTGCTCGCGGCGGATCTGCTCGTCGACGGCGACGCGCGGCGCGCGCTCGATCACCTCCGCGGGCACTCCTGGACGACGCTGCTCGCGAGCGAGGCCCTCGTCGACGACGCCGAGGCCGTCGTCGTCGACCTGACGGACGCAGCGCTCGCGGGCGCGTGGCGCGAGCGCGTCTCGGCGTGGTGCGAGTTCGTCGCGCATCCGCCCGGCGACAACCCGGCGCTGGCGACCGCCTACCGCGGCGGCGCGATGCATCTCCTCTCGTACGACGACCGACTGCTCTCGGCGAAGGCCGGCGCGGAACTGGGCAGCCGACTCTCGGTGAGCGCTCGGCACCCGGGCGCGTTCGCGACGCTCTTCGACGCCGAGAGCCTGTACCGGGAGGTCGAGGGCGGCGAGTATCCGGGGCCGGATCGGGATCCGCGCGAGTAGACGGGGCTCCGGAACGGAGCCCCGAGAGCGGGACGCTGGACCGAGACGACCGCGGATCGAAGGGCGTTTCCACGACGCGACGAAGGGACGGCTATGGTGACCGAAACGACGCCGGAGAAGTTGGCGTCCCGCCTCGACGACGAGGACGTGGCGGTCGTCGACATCCGGGATCCCTCGTCGTACGCGGCCGGGCACATCGAGGGCGCGGTGAACGTCCCGCCGAACCGACTCTCGCCGGCGGCGCTCGATTCGCCCTGGGCCCGGGCCGAGGAAGTCGTCGTCTCCTGCTACGTCGGAAAGAGCTCGAAGCGAGTGGCGACGGTGCTCTCGGAGCACCTCGACGCCGAGGTGTCGAGTCTCCGGGGCGGATTCGACGCGTGGGACGGCCCCGTCGCCGACGGACACCGGAACAGCGGGTCCGGGGGGTCGGGCAACGGCGGGACCGCATCGGGCCGCACCGACGCCCCGTTCTGATCGGTCGTCGGGTCGGTTCTAGCCCTGCCACCGGAGCCCGCAGTTCTGGCACACGTTCGGGCCGTCCGGGTCGGACTCGATGTCTGTAGAGCGGCACTTCGGACACTCCGTTTCGGCTTCTGCTGCCATACGCAGCCAGTCGTGAATTAATCCTAAAAAAGCGTGAGGGTCGTTCTCGCGTTCTTGAATCGACGCGAACAGCCATAAGCACAGTCGAGCGATTTCTCCGGGGCGGTCGCTGCGGGGTGGAAAAAACGTGAGAACGTGATCCGCGGGGGTTCGTCGTGCCGTTCCGATTACTTGCCGCGACGCCGGTCCGAGGAGATGCTCGGACGGGTGTGCTCGGCGCCCTTCCCGCGGTTCTGGAGACCGCGGTTGGAGCGACCGGCGTTGGTCAGACCGCGGAAGGCGCGGCCCTTGTGGTCGTCGCTGCAGATCCAGTTGAGGTCGTCGTCGCTCTGGATCGCCCCGTGCTCGGGATCGACGAGGATCACTTCGTGCCACTTCTGGGAGCCGTCTTCGCCGACCCAGTACGAGGCCAGGGTGCGGAGGTTCGGGTACTTCCGCGCGGCGCGCTCCTCGGCGATGCGCTGGATGCTCTTGCGGCGGCCGATCCGGTTGACGCCCTGGCGCTTGCTGCGGCGACCCGCCTTGAAGCGCTGCTTCCGGGCGTTGCCCTTGCGGACGGCGACGCGCGCCACGACGATGCCCTGTTTGGCCTTGTAGCCGAGTTCGCGGGCCTTGTCGAGACGCGTCGGTCGGTCGACGCGGACGATGGCGCCCTGGTCGCGCCACTCCTGCTTTCGCTGCCACTGCAGCTCGGCGAGCTTGCCGTCGCCGGGCTGTTTCCACGCGTCCTTGATGTGAGAGTAGAAGCTTCGTGCCATTGGTTTCACCACGGGCGCTTGCGATTCGGGCGGCGTTCGACGCCGACCCACATTTCGTCCCGATCCCTCGGGTGCCCGCTGGCGTCCCGTTCGACCAGCGAGTTGCCCCTTCTTCCCTCGTGGCGTTCTTAACGACTTCGAATGTCGACTGCGACGACTCCCGGGAGAGTCGTCGGTGGAGCGCATCGGCGGGGAACTCCGAGTCGACGCGGGAACGAACGGCTTTTGACGGCGGGTATCGGAAGGCTACGTATGGCTACGGAAACGCAGAGCGGACTCTCCGATCACCTCCGGGGCGTCACGGTCACCACGCTCGCCTGTCTCGCCGGCGTCGTCGCCGCGCTGGTGTCGGCCAGGTTCGTCGGGACCAGCGTCGCCGCGGCGGCCAGCCAGCAGTCCCTGCTCTACGTCGCGGCGTTCGTCCTCGCCCAGTTCCCGATCCTGCGCGTCGTCGGGATCGACATCTCAGAGTTCGGCGTGAAGGACTACCTCTACGTGGCGTTTATGACGTTCACGCTGTGGTTCATCACGTTCGGCGTCCTGCTGACCGAAGGGGTCACGCTGTAAACGATGGCGGACGACAGCATCGCAGTCGTAGACTTAGACCGGTGTCAGCCCGACCGCTGCAGTTACGAGTGCGCGAACTACTGTCCGCCGAACCGAACCGGAAAGGAGTGCATCGTCACCCGCGGGGAGTACTACGACGAGGACGAGCCGTTCGACGGCGGTCCCGACCAGGTGCGGATCTCCGAGGAGGTCTGTCTCGGCGAGACCTGCGGTATCTGCGTCGAGAAGTGCCCCTTCGACGCGATCGAGATCATCAACCTCCCCACGGAACTGGAGGACGACCCGGTCCACCGCTACGGCGAGAACGCCTTCGCGCTCTACGGCCTCCCGGTTCCGGAGTCCGGGAAGGTAACGGGGATTCTCGGTCCCAACGGGATCGGGAAGACGACCGCCGTCCGCGCGCTGGCCGGCGAGATCACGCCGAACCTGGGCGCATACGGAGAAGAGCCCTCTTGGGAGGCCGTCCTCGACCGCTTCCGGGGGACCGAGTTACAGACGTACGTCGAGCGAGTGCAGGCCGGCGACGTCACCATCGCGCGCAAGCCCCAGTACGTCGATCAACTCCCCAAGCAGTTCGACGGCACGACGATCGAACTGCTGGAGTCGACCGACGAGCGCGGCGCGCTCGACGACTACATCGACCGGTTGGGCATCCGGCCGGTCGTCGACCAGCCGCTCGATACGCTCTCGGGCGGCGAACTCCAGCGGGTCGCGCTCGCGGCCACGCTCGCCCGCGACCGCGACTTCTACTTCCTCGACGAGATTTCCCCCTATCTGGACATCGGCCAGCGCGTCACGGCGGCGCGACTCGTCCGCGAACTCGCCGAGGAAGAGGACCGGGCGGTGCTCGCGGTCGAACACGACCTCGCGATCTTGGACCTCTTGGCCGACACGCTGCACGTCGCCTACGGTGAGCCCGGCGCGTTCGGTGTGATCACGGATCCGAAGTCGGTCAGAAACGGCATCAACGAGTATCTCACGGGCTATCTCTCCAACGAGAACATGCGGATCCGCCCCGACGAGATCGAGTTCCACGAGCACGCGCCGCGGGAGACCTCGAAGGCGACGCCGCTCGTCGAGTACCCCGCACTCTCGAAGTCCTACGGCGAGGGCGAGTTCTCCCTGAACGTCGAGAGCGGGACGATCTACGAGTCGGAGGTGTTGGGCGTCGTCGGCCCCAACGGGATCGGGAAGTCGACGCTCGCGAAACTGTTCACGGGCGCGCTCGAACCCGACGAGGGCGACCTCGACTTCCGGCTGGACATCTCGTACAAGCCGCAGTACATCGAGATCGACCAGCCGATGCGCGTCGATTCGTTCCTCTCCTCGATCACCGACGACTTCGGCACCTCCTACTGGAAGACCGAGGTGGCGAACCCCCTCCAGTTGGAGCGGATCATGGAGCGGAACCTCGACGACCTCTCCGGCGGCGAGCGCCAGCGCGTCGCCATCGCGGCGTGTCTCTCCGAGGACGCCGACCTCTACGTGATGGACGAGCCCTCGGCGCACCTCGACGTCGAACAGCGCGTGCAGGCGACGAGCGCGATCCGCAGATACGCGGAGAATCACGACGAGACGGTGCTGGTGATCGACCACGACATCTATATGATCGACCTACTGGCGGACCGCCTGATGGTGTTCGACGGCGAGCCCTCCGAGTACGGCCACGCCGCGACGCCGCAGGAGATGCGCGCTGGGATGAACGACTTCCTCTCGGATCTCGACATCACGTTCCGCCGCGACGAGCGGACCCGGCGACCCCGCATCAACAAGCCGGAGTCCCAACTCGACCGCAAGCAGAAGAAGCAGGGCGAGTACTACTACGCGCCCTGAGCGGCCGTTTTCTGGGTTTTGCGCGACGAAAACGGACTCAGGACGGCGGCGTCGATGCCACCAGCGTCGCTTCCGAACCGTCCGTCCCGCCCTCGATCGACACCTCGTAGCCGAAGGCTCGAACGAGGTCGACGTTCGTGCGGACGTGATCGGTGACGCGGGGGATCCGGACGGTCCCGCCGGCGAGCGCCAGCCACACGACGAGTTGGTCGCCGAGGTGGGCGTCGACCGGCGCATCCGTCTCAAACCACCGTTCCAGCGCGTCGACCGCGTCCGCCGCGACCTCCTCGGAGGGGAAGCCGCGCTCGCCGTAGGCGGAGAAGCCGGCTCGGGGACGCAGCGGCGGCCCGTCACCCGAGCGGGTCGGTTCCGTCCCCTCGTCGGCGGCGGGCTCCGCGACGATGGTGACGACCGCGCCCGGCGACGTCGACTCGACGTAGGCCGCCGTCGCGGCCGCGTCGCGGTCGATCTCTCGTTCTTTCAGTTCCTCGACCGCCGTCTCGGCGATCCGATCGGCGACGTCGGCGTCTTCGAGCGCCTCCGACGCGACGGCGTAGACGGTGCTCTGGGGGACGTCGACGGACTCCCCCGAGAGTTCGATCGGCGAGAGAGTCGACGGCCGGATCTCGACGGCGAGCTCGCCGCCACCGGCGGGGTAGAACCCGTGGCGCATCACGTCGACCGTCGCGTCGAGGCCGCAGGCGTCTAACAGCGGCAGTTTGACGTGCCGGAGGTAATCGGCCGGCGGCGACCACTTCACGTCGGTCCCGCCGACGAGGGTCGCGCGTACGGGTGTGTCAACCCTGACGGCCAACGGGAGCAGTGTGTCGGCGACGAGCGTGACGCTGCCGGCGGTCCCGACGTCGACCGCGAGGTCCGTCGGGTCGGGTGAGGTACCGTCGACCGACTCGGGCGAGGCGTCGTCGACCCCGTCGCCGGGGTCGAATTCGAGCGTTTCCGAGCCGACCTCCGCACCGGAGACGTCGGCGTCGACGAGAGCCGCGAGGAGGTCGACGCAGGCGAGGTGCTGCCGCTTCAGCCCGGGGTTCGGTCGGTCCCCGCGGACGTTCTCCATCCGAAACGAACGGCCGCCGAGCGCCGAGAGCGTGAGCGCCGTCCGGACGAGTTGTCCACCGCCGTCCGTGCCGTCGAGTTCGAGCATCCGGCCGGTCACTTGACGACCGTCACGGGCACGGTCGCGTGCCCGACGAGCCCCTTCGCGACGCTGCCGACCATCCCCTCGATCCGGTCGGAGAGCCCCCGGTGGCCGACGACGATCCCGTCGACGCCCTCGTCCTCGGCGTAGTCGGCGACGGTGTCGACGGGGTCGCCGTAGAGGAGCGTCGTCTCGACCGCGACGCCCGCCTCCTCGGCCCGACTGCGGGCGTCTTCGAGGACCTCCTCGCCGCGCTCCTCGGCGACCTCGATGTCCTCGGTGTAGATCCGCTGCCCGACCTCGGCGTTCGTCGGTGCCTCTTCACCGCCCTCGACGAGGACGCGCGGTTCGACGGCGTACGCGACGACGAGGGACCCACCGGCACGCGTCGCGAGGTCGAGCGCGTACTCGAGTGCCTCGGTGCTCGATTCCGAACCGTCGATAGCGACAAGGTACTTCATCTCCCCTCGAAGTACGTGCGGACGTTGCTTAGTTGTTTGTTCGACCCCAGCGTAGCGAGCCGATCGGAAGCGAATGTAATTCGATAATAGTAAATATTCCATATTAGTAAATTAGTATATATTTTCGATCGTTATTCTTGGATTACTGGTCGACGAGTGAGCTACGCCGATACCATTTTGGACGTCTTGTGCCGCAAAAATCGCCTCAAATACAGAATCGCGATTCAGGTTTGTGCGAGACAGGAGGACAGTATAAAAGATAAATTTCTATTTATTTCACGCTTAAGTATTCTATACTGGTAATAGATTCAGATGGGTAAATCGATCGGGACACTCCCCCAGTATCGCGTCGGACGGTCGGGAGTCGCTTGCGGGTGGGTCGCGACGGGAGGAGCGGCCCGATCTATCGGTCGAGTCCCAGTCTGTCCTTGGTCCCTTGACGGTCGAGTTTCCCGCTGGGCGTGCGGTCGATCGCCGTCACGAAGTGGTACTGGCGGGGACGCTCGTGACTGGCGACGCTCTCGCTGTCCTGCATCCACGCGTCGAGGATGTCTTCGGTCAGGTCGCCGCTCCCCTCGACGATAGCCGTCACTTTCTGGCCGTACTCCTCGTCGTCGACGCCGACGACGGCGGCGTTCGTGACGTCGGGGTGTCGTTCCAGTGCCTCCTCGATCGGTGCCGGCGTGATCTTCACCCCCTTCGATTTGATCTGGAAGTCGATGCGGCCCTCGATGTAGAGGAAGCCCTCCTCGTCGAGGTAGCCCTTGTCGCCGGAACGCCACCAGCCCTCCTCGAACGCGGCTTCGCCGCGCTCGTCCTCCCACATCCACGCGGGCGCCTGGTAGCTCTTGACGGCGATTTCGCCGCTCTCGTTCGGCGCGAGCGTGTCGTCGACCCTCCCGTCCGGATCGACGATTCGAACTTCGGTCCCCGACTGCGGCTTGCCGACGCTCTCGATCCGCTCCTCGGTCAGTTCGTTGTTGTAGAGGACCGTCGAGTGGATCTCCGTCGAGCCGTACGACTGCGTGATGTTCTCGCAGATGCGGTCGCGGAGGTCACTCAGCGTCGACGGACTCAGCTTCTCGCCGGTGGAGTTGATCGAACGCAGTGACGCCAAGTCGTACTCTTCCGGCCCGACATCGAGGATCTCGTTCCACATCGTCGGGACGAGCACCGCCCGCGTGATGTCGCGCTCGTCGACGATCTCCAGCCACCGCTCGGGGTCCCACTCGCGCATATAGTAGGTGCTCTCACAGCCGAGCAGCGAGCGGGTGAGAAAGCTCGTCCAGATGAGGAAAGACGGACGGTTGACGACCAGCTGTTTGTCCGAGCGGGTGAATCCCGAGCGCGTGCCGAGTTCC encodes:
- a CDS encoding ribosome biogenesis/translation initiation ATPase RLI; the encoded protein is MADDSIAVVDLDRCQPDRCSYECANYCPPNRTGKECIVTRGEYYDEDEPFDGGPDQVRISEEVCLGETCGICVEKCPFDAIEIINLPTELEDDPVHRYGENAFALYGLPVPESGKVTGILGPNGIGKTTAVRALAGEITPNLGAYGEEPSWEAVLDRFRGTELQTYVERVQAGDVTIARKPQYVDQLPKQFDGTTIELLESTDERGALDDYIDRLGIRPVVDQPLDTLSGGELQRVALAATLARDRDFYFLDEISPYLDIGQRVTAARLVRELAEEEDRAVLAVEHDLAILDLLADTLHVAYGEPGAFGVITDPKSVRNGINEYLTGYLSNENMRIRPDEIEFHEHAPRETSKATPLVEYPALSKSYGEGEFSLNVESGTIYESEVLGVVGPNGIGKSTLAKLFTGALEPDEGDLDFRLDISYKPQYIEIDQPMRVDSFLSSITDDFGTSYWKTEVANPLQLERIMERNLDDLSGGERQRVAIAACLSEDADLYVMDEPSAHLDVEQRVQATSAIRRYAENHDETVLVIDHDIYMIDLLADRLMVFDGEPSEYGHAATPQEMRAGMNDFLSDLDITFRRDERTRRPRINKPESQLDRKQKKQGEYYYAP
- a CDS encoding DsrE family protein, whose translation is MDKIGIIVDSDSPKSLAMAMNLGHTALASDTEVLVYFTFDGLTHLLEGEKDVSEIQELLDEGMPNPYDLLDAFVADGGDLVTTVACTTTLDMLAWDQEAIDDSLTTKFAGAATFLEAVEDADQVFSF
- a CDS encoding DsrE/DsrF/DrsH-like family protein, producing the protein MSTDTPDSTAGDAPDGEAEEAPSRAELAARVEELETQLSEVAADEGSKKMSIVATKGTLDMAYPPLILASTAAAFGYEVTVFHTFWGLDILHEERSKNLKLSSVGNPNMPVPNVVGALPGMDRVTTSMMEKRIDDNDTATIEELIETSLDMGVEFQACQMTIELMDYDEDNFYDGVTTGVGAATAIQDMADADIQLLV
- a CDS encoding sulfurtransferase TusA family protein, with the translated sequence MSEELDITETLDVKGASCPMPVVKTKSAIDDLAEGAVLEVLATDPGSMSDLDGWAAGTDGVEMLEQVEGDEVYKHYVRKTE
- a CDS encoding class I adenylate-forming enzyme family protein, coding for MHRIHNDLPALKDLSAHNAAKSGEAIAFEDATESVTWAEFEERSRRAANVFGEYVSKGDRIAFFSKPSVQHAILFNGALKAGAVTTNLHKRIAPASFRQCLDKTKPTLAVVDSEIAESFAEMVGREQLGRLTAVFSTGEPEREHETALSPRLADADPVAPDVLVEEDDIVTVAWTSGSTGHPKGWCHTNRTMFLKGMELGTRSGFTRSDKQLVVNRPSFLIWTSFLTRSLLGCESTYYMREWDPERWLEIVDERDITRAVLVPTMWNEILDVGPEEYDLASLRSINSTGEKLSPSTLSDLRDRICENITQSYGSTEIHSTVLYNNELTEERIESVGKPQSGTEVRIVDPDGRVDDTLAPNESGEIAVKSYQAPAWMWEDERGEAAFEEGWWRSGDKGYLDEEGFLYIEGRIDFQIKSKGVKITPAPIEEALERHPDVTNAAVVGVDDEEYGQKVTAIVEGSGDLTEDILDAWMQDSESVASHERPRQYHFVTAIDRTPSGKLDRQGTKDRLGLDR
- a CDS encoding DUF7384 family protein yields the protein MQTWRALFERASEYDVDEDAIRETLDAVRTAVESDGDEAGSAGRSEDEAGCSEGEAGDTDDATSPPAESSPARVVADADVLAADLLVDGDARRALDHLRGHSWTTLLASEALVDDAEAVVVDLTDAALAGAWRERVSAWCEFVAHPPGDNPALATAYRGGAMHLLSYDDRLLSAKAGAELGSRLSVSARHPGAFATLFDAESLYREVEGGEYPGPDRDPRE
- a CDS encoding rhodanese-like domain-containing protein, translated to MVTETTPEKLASRLDDEDVAVVDIRDPSSYAAGHIEGAVNVPPNRLSPAALDSPWARAEEVVVSCYVGKSSKRVATVLSEHLDAEVSSLRGGFDAWDGPVADGHRNSGSGGSGNGGTASGRTDAPF
- a CDS encoding 50S ribosomal protein L15e, with product MARSFYSHIKDAWKQPGDGKLAELQWQRKQEWRDQGAIVRVDRPTRLDKARELGYKAKQGIVVARVAVRKGNARKQRFKAGRRSKRQGVNRIGRRKSIQRIAEERAARKYPNLRTLASYWVGEDGSQKWHEVILVDPEHGAIQSDDDLNWICSDDHKGRAFRGLTNAGRSNRGLQNRGKGAEHTRPSISSDRRRGK
- a CDS encoding universal stress protein, with amino-acid sequence MKYLVAIDGSESSTEALEYALDLATRAGGSLVVAYAVEPRVLVEGGEEAPTNAEVGQRIYTEDIEVAEERGEEVLEDARSRAEEAGVAVETTLLYGDPVDTVADYAEDEGVDGIVVGHRGLSDRIEGMVGSVAKGLVGHATVPVTVVK
- the rtcA gene encoding RNA 3'-terminal phosphate cyclase — translated: MTGRMLELDGTDGGGQLVRTALTLSALGGRSFRMENVRGDRPNPGLKRQHLACVDLLAALVDADVSGAEVGSETLEFDPGDGVDDASPESVDGTSPDPTDLAVDVGTAGSVTLVADTLLPLAVRVDTPVRATLVGGTDVKWSPPADYLRHVKLPLLDACGLDATVDVMRHGFYPAGGGELAVEIRPSTLSPIELSGESVDVPQSTVYAVASEALEDADVADRIAETAVEELKEREIDRDAAATAAYVESTSPGAVVTIVAEPAADEGTEPTRSGDGPPLRPRAGFSAYGERGFPSEEVAADAVDALERWFETDAPVDAHLGDQLVVWLALAGGTVRIPRVTDHVRTNVDLVRAFGYEVSIEGGTDGSEATLVASTPPS